The Hevea brasiliensis isolate MT/VB/25A 57/8 chromosome 9, ASM3005281v1, whole genome shotgun sequence nucleotide sequence aggaggtcacccatcctacgatttctctcaagcgagcacgcttaactctAGAATTTTTctaactctccaagccattccaccaaaaggctcctctagtgattagtttttcCCATTTTAATGTATGATTCGGTTCATTCTTGCCCCCAATTTAGTCAAGATCTCAAGCGAGACCCTGCCTTCAGCCGCAGATTATTCTCCCTTGTCACACGAAATGTTACAAGCTCACCAGCTTTCGCCTGGTTTATTCCCAAACCACACATCTATTAGAGGGGGTCTAGCTCTTATACCATATGTAATGCCCTACTCCAACTACTAAAGGTTTTGTCCTCTCTGGCCCAGCCCATCatgagcctcatggttttgtcccataggtggaatgaagaacttcccagaaggtcacccatcctagaatttctctcaagcaaacacgcttaaccttggagttcttccaattctccaggccattccaccaaaagacgCCTCTAGTTATTAGTTTTTCCCATCTCAATGTATGATTCGGTTCATTCTTGCTCCCCATTTGGTCAGGGTCTCAAGCGAAACTCTGCCTCCAACAGCAAATTATTTCCCCTTGCCGCACGGGATGTTACAATAAtagttatttaatatataaaattaaatctgaTAGAAATATTAATTATCAAATCCATACATGCTATTTAAAATTATCATTATATGGTTGGATCAGAATGAATGCCCAAAAATATCAAACCTATTAAAATCTCTAAATGAAatacttattttttatttatgtgatattaatttaaaaaatatttatttgatataaTAATTATTgtatatttctaaaatttaataaaaaaattataaaattagtattttgtgaaaaattattCCACATTTAAATATAAATCAAATCTATAAATAGCAATCCAATTTAAAATAGTTactatttacaattttttttttttactgagaTTTTTGTCTCTATCAACTTGGTAATAGCGCTGAGCTTTTTCAGGTAGCGGCCAGCAGAAATATAAAATGCACCAAGGAGTTCATGAAATTCTGGAAAGAGAATTGTGGATATTTGGTAGATGGTGTAGCTCAACTTGAGTTCACAGAAAAGCGCATGTATTTTACATTATTCAGTGCCTTAGGCTGCCTCAAGGAGAGCTTGCAACCTCGAGCTATAAAAcccgaaaaaaaaaaaggaaaaggaaaagcatacattattataattaatatttatgccacTGTTGAAAAGAAGACTCACAAACTTCCAGTAATCACATAAAATTCTATTCAAGGAAGTGCAGACTTCAAAGATTTGGTTAAATTTTCTAGTTCCTTCAACCCTTCCTCGGGAGATTTTGCTCCACCCAACAACTTCACCATAGCACTACCAACAATGACACCATCAGCACCCCATCCTGCTACCTGCAATAAAAGAGCAGGTAATAAATATCTAGCTTGACGGTGCTGCATAAACCCAACAGGAAAACCCATGGCCATCATCAATCTTTCTATGTCAGAGGACTAACCTGTTTCACATGCTCAGGTTTTGATATGCCAAAGCCAACTGCTACGGGCTTAGTTGTTGCCTGTTGTGGTAAAAATGGTGGCATGAGGCAGATGTGATTAAATCCATTTAGTTCAGAGAATCATTAAGTGGTCACTAATGATTAAAGATATTTGCTTTAAAGCATATCAGATTGTGTCGATACCACTGCTCATTGAGCAGATCAGAATTGTCCAATATAATCCATCCATCTCAATAGACGTCAGATTTATGATTAAGCAttgtattaattaattgatttttttgccATTTATTAGTAGGATTCTAAGTTGAGAAGAAAGTTCTTTATAGAAGGATTAGATTGGATAACAAATTCTCCCAAACACTAATCCTATCATCCAATCCATTACTCTAAATCTCGAGAGGCCAAAATGACCAATGCACCAAGCACAACCCAATTTTATGTTGAGGGTTTTAGTCCAAAAAAATTGCCAATGTCCTATTTAAAAGTGGATTATTCCACTGAAGTTTGGAAATCGCTATACCAGTGTCATCTATCAAAAGCTGTTATAAGATTATAAAGACAGACCTCTTTAATATCCTGCAGAAGGGTTTGAACTCGGTTGCTTACAGATTCACGGGCACCAGTAACTCCAACTGAGCTGACCTATAATTCCAAAATAAATGGAGAAGTCATAGAATATGCTACATCAAAAACCATTCCATCTTCCTTAGTATTATAACTCAACCATGATAAAGAATAAACTCTCTAAAGACTCTTACAAGATACACAAATCCCTCCGATGCTTCAACAATGGCTCTCATTCTTTCTACAGGAGTAGTCGGTGTTGTAAGAAGTACCTAGCCACCAGCAATTTGGAAATGTAAAATCAACTGTGCCTATTCTTAAAGCagcacgaaaaaaaaaaaaaaaaaaaagagagtgcTTGACTTTCATTATTGATTTCACCAGAAAGCCTAACAATTCAAACCTGCAGAATTAACTTAAGATATAAACCTATAATCACCATGCACCACACCACAGGCATGCATCCCTTTTTAATCATCAGCCGACAAAGACGTAACTTTCAAGGTAAaccttaaaatgataataattagGTAACAACCAGCGTGCACAATTAAGTCAACATTCAAGAAATTTAAAGAAGattaaaaaaacaaagaaaaaatgctTTCATTCTATAACACTATCACCGTCAATCTACCACCAACCATAGATGTCCATGTTTTTAAATTTTTGGTAAAGCAAAAACAAGTTCACTCTTACTCCAAGTGGTATGCTAATAAATATGAATAGATAAAAATGGACATATATACAAAAGTACGAGTGAAATACAAACCAGTTCAATATTGTTCTTGACAGCTTCCTTGCTCAAAACTTCAGTCTCCTCTAGAGGTACATCTGGGACAACAAGTCCTGAGACCAAGTTTGGGAGCATTCAAATAATAACATTATATGACACCCAggattaacataaaaaataaatgaaaacagAAAACATAATTTAGGAATCCCAATTCACACTATATCTACAAGTGATTTTCATTTCCCAAATTGTTCAGATTAACATATATCATAGTATAAGTCAGTTTTCCCCCTTCTCCAAGAAGACATCATCCAACACATGATATTGATTTAAGGTATTGGCATATTGCAAAAGCAACCCCCAACACAACTTGTTTGTGAATTAGGAGTAGGTCAAGTCACACAGAAGACACAAATAACAGCTTGGACTTGAAGCACTCATAAAAGCTAACAAAAAGCCTAGCAGAGGATGTAGTCGTAGACAAATAATGTTAATGAAGTGTGTTGAATGAATGCTAAGAAAGACAAGATAGTCTTTAAGTGGAGTAAATTTTACTGACTACATGCACAACAATTTAGGTAAGTAGGGCATCCAACCTGCATCACCCTAGCATTTAATAACACTGGTTTGGTTAAAGATTATCATGTAGACTTGACTGCCATGATGCTAAAAAGCACAAAACCTTAAGCATATAAGATTTGTGTATTACCCTGTACACCAATGTCTTTTACGGTGGACATAAACTTCTCAATTCCACGCTTTAATATTGGGTTGTAATATGTAAATAAAGCAATTGGGCAGGATAATTGTGGAACCACCTGTACAGTGAACAAGTGAAGTGGTATAAGGACagttaaatcaaaaaataaattagcaTGAAGCTGTAACTAGAGATACTTAATTAGTTCCTTAAATTAAAGAAAAGGGGGAGGAAAGGGAGAAAAAATCTAGTGAATTTTTCTGGGTGTGTTATTATAATTTAAAGTCATGAATCTGACTGATGTAATTACCAAGGTTTTCAAACACAGCTTGCCTTTGAACCGGTGAAGGCCAAGGTTCATGGGTTTAAGGTTTAACCAGGGTTTAACGAgaattaattcaaataaatatcacGTACTATTTTAATATACAAGCAATAagtaaatttagtaaaaattataaatttatattcatAGACTTTGTTAAATTTTATaagtaaattattaaataatgctATAAAAAATTGAATAAACTAAATTTGTcttcataaattattttaaaattttattaagatttaaaatttaaaattaccaaTGTTTTATAATACAAGAAATAGtaagttaattttatttatcataaaaataaaaataaatagaattttaatatattttatatatgatAATTTAATTGATGTAAAATAATTTgataacaaaattataaaataaaataattagtcTGGAATAAGAGATATATATATTTTGGAACATAGGTACACAACTATAAGGTTAGTTCAAGTGGTTGACTTTGTAAGGTATCGGGTGACCCATGAAGCAATCATAGCCACGGTCTACTTTGGAACCTGAACAGGGCTAGTCCAACCTGGGTTGATCAAAACTAGACCAATACTGGTCGGTACCATTCCGGGCCAAAAcctattttttcattttaaaaaaaatttaatcgtTGGATTTAATCAAAACTGGACAAAAACCAGGACCCTTTAGTCCAATCCCTGTTAACCCTAACCCTTGAACCGCAACCAGCGATTTTGGCCCAGACCGGAACACCAGCCATGTCTACCATGAAGTCATTGGTTCAAATCACCATCCCTGCAAGCAGTGTAAATTTTTTCATGAAGATGGATTGGTCTATCTCTTCTGAGCAGGACCTGGTTGACTAGGTTGCTGGTTAACTAGCCAGTTCACACGTATCAACTCTAGTTTTCTGAAATGAGGGTTTTAAACATAAACCGGACCGATTCTGACAACTTTGGTAATTATTTGACAGCTGGTGTTTGCTTTAGGCTAAGAATTATGTGTTTCAATGATACAACAGCCATAAATCTATCTAAATATCACTGCAGCAGATTAATTACATGGTATCATATGATGGTCTTACCTCCTTCAACATTGACgtgattgcatcaaaattggtccctCCTGCCAAGGAACGAGTAGCTGCTGCctaaaaaattagagaaatttgTAAGAAAATTAGGAACAAAAATTTGCTCAACGAGGACAAAGTATCAACCAGACCTGAATAACAGGACCATCTGCCAGTGGATCAGAGTAAGGAACACCCAATTCAATTATGTCAGATCCACAGGAATCCAGCACCTTCAAGGCTTCTGCTGTGGTTGAAAGGTCAGGGTCACCAGCTGTGATGTATGGAATGAATGCCACCTTCACACAAACATATAATCTTAAAACAAGAttataagatattacaataatTCCTTTTTAACTTCCCCCACCATATGAATCCTAATGCTAATTCTCACTCTTCTCCCCTCCTTGTTCCCCAAAGCCAGAAAGTATTCCCTTTTGGACATCCAAAAATACTGTTATCGACCCTAATTCTGGCTGTTCCCGTATAATATTTGGATTCAAGGACCAGCATCATAGAATCACTAGATTAATTAACGCCTTTACTTTCGACAACTAAATAAAAGGAAAACAGATGGCCAAATCCGTTGTACAGAGAGATTAGCCTGTTTTATAAGGTTGCAAACTATATTAGAGCAGAGCAATTGAGCTCCAGGGTTTCATTTTTGCCTTCTTCAACGAACTGCAACAAGCACTCAAAAGCTAGATGAAAACATTCCATATTTCCCACAGCAAATTATGCCCTGTGGATTAACTTATAGGGCCATCCAATGAATTAAGCGTTTTATCTTGTAATATTGTCAATTTAATCCAATTAAGCtgttcttttattccatgtttaATTATCAATAACCAGCAATGAAAAACGAGTAATCCA carries:
- the LOC110665451 gene encoding tryptophan synthase alpha chain, translated to MAVTLISTTSFLNLKKPEAHLHLRFPHSKSTVISTRRFAPMAALTTAPTIGLCDTFSNLRKQGKVAFIPYITAGDPDLSTTAEALKVLDSCGSDIIELGVPYSDPLADGPVIQAAATRSLAGGTNFDAITSMLKEVVPQLSCPIALFTYYNPILKRGIEKFMSTVKDIGVQGLVVPDVPLEETEVLSKEAVKNNIELVLLTTPTTPVERMRAIVEASEGFVYLVSSVGVTGARESVSNRVQTLLQDIKEATTKPVAVGFGISKPEHVKQVAGWGADGVIVGSAMVKLLGGAKSPEEGLKELENLTKSLKSALP